The genomic segment TTGTATGAAATACCCTTCAAAAAGTTCATAATAATTTATCCTTCTGTTATTAATTATTATATATATCAACATATTATACAATATGCCCTTTTTTGGCCCACACTTTGCTTATCTATATGTAGCTTTCCGGAAGCCTGCTAAAAATTTAGTTATATAATTTTTTGGCTCGTAAGAATCATTATTGGGGTAACAAAAACCTCATATGCATCATAAACCAATTAGAATATAATATTAAAGAGTTATAGTATATTTGATAATAAAAAAACCAACCATAGCTAACTCTTAATAGGGAGTTTAAAACATGGACAGAACAAAAGTGTTAATAGTCGATGATGATGAACGAATAGCCAATCTTGCTAAAATTATATTAGATAACATGTTTGAAAAAGGGGCTGTTTATAATATTAAAACAGCTATTAATGGCGAGGAAGGCTATATGGTTTCCCTCGATTTCAAACCTGACATTATTCTCACCGATATTCAGATGCCAGGAAAAAACGGAATCGAAATGGTCAGAGCTATAAGACAACATAGTCCTGAGGTGAAAACCATTTATATGAGTGGTGAATGGACCAAATTTCAAACTCCTCTTCAAGAAGAACACACAATGCATCAGGCTTGTTTTCTTAAAAAACCCTTTGTTATTTCCGAACTTACACAATTGCTTTGCGAATCTTAGCATTAAGCTTGTAGATCTAAATTTGTTCCGGAACAAAATAGCACATATTTTATAATAACATAGACATCACCTAATTTTTTATGATGTCTTATTAATGGAGGTAAATAAAATGAAAAAATCCTTGCCCGTAAAATTATTATCACTGTTTTTTATTGGCCTGTTAATTTTCGCTTTCAGCGAAACGGTGTTTTCCAAGGAATCAAAAGATAATAGTTTGATTAAAGTTGCGGGGACAATTGCCGATATAAGCCCTGATACCGGAAAGGTCGCTATAGCGGATAATACTGGCATGGCAATATCTCTAACAGCTAGTTTTGATGTTGAACTTAAGAACTTCAAAGCGGGCGACAATGTAGTCGTAGAATACGACAGATTATCAGGGATAGTTCTATCAATGATCAAACTGGATTTGAAATAAATAAACTCGTGCGAACTGCACAAACAAAGATCGAAGGAAAAGAGCATGCAACCGAAATTCAATATAGATGCTAAAACTAAGGGGAAAGACATCCATATTGAATTGGAAGGAGACTTTGACGGTGCCTCAGCCCTTGAGCTAATTTTTTTCATGAGCAAATATTTTGCAAACAATTATAAGGTTTTTATTAATACTGATTTGCTTTGTTCGATAGAATCATTTGGAATTAATGTTTTTCGCTATAACATTGGGCCATTGATCAAAT from the Pseudomonadota bacterium genome contains:
- a CDS encoding response regulator; its protein translation is MDRTKVLIVDDDERIANLAKIILDNMFEKGAVYNIKTAINGEEGYMVSLDFKPDIILTDIQMPGKNGIEMVRAIRQHSPEVKTIYMSGEWTKFQTPLQEEHTMHQACFLKKPFVISELTQLLCES